One window of the Pan troglodytes isolate AG18354 chromosome 12, NHGRI_mPanTro3-v2.0_pri, whole genome shotgun sequence genome contains the following:
- the LOC104004853 gene encoding thymosin beta-4-like, producing MSDKPDMAEIEKFDKSKLKKTETQEKNPLPSKETTEQEKQAGES from the coding sequence ATGTCTGACAAACCCGATATGGCTGAGATCGAGAAATTTGATAAGTCGaaactgaagaagacagagaCTCAAGAGAAAAATCCACTGCCTTCCAAAGAAACGACTGAACAGGAGAAGCAAGCAGGCGAATCGTAA